The DNA region GGCACCGCGATCACCCTGCTCGACGTGGACTACCCGGCCTACCTGGACGCCGCGGCGCTGATCTCCTTCTGGCTGGGCCCGGCCACGGTGGCGCTGGCCATCCCGCTGCACCGCCAGGCCGACCAGCTCAAGGGCTTCGTGGTGCCGCTGCTGGTCGCGGTGCTGGTCGGCGCCGTCGTCTCGATCACCAGCGCCGTGCTGATCGCCCGTGCGCTCGGCGCCGACGAGGTGCTGCAGCGCACCCTGGCGCCGAAGGCGGCGACCACACCGGTGGCGATCGCCCTGGCCGACAACCTCGGCGGCATCCCTCCGCTGGCGGCGGCGTTCGCGATCCTGATCGGCATCGTCGCGGCCCTCACCGCGCCCGCCGTACTCACCCTGCTCCGGGTGCGGGACCGCCGCGCCCGGGGCCTCGCGGTGGGTGCGGTCTCGCACGGGATCGGCGCCTCCCGGATGCTGCGCGAGGACGAGACCGAGGGTGCCTTCGCCGGTCTCGGCATGGGGCTCTCGGCGCTGGCCACCAGCCTGGTGCTGCCCCTGGTCGCGCTGCTGCTCTGGTAGCGGCGTGCGGCCGCGTCGTACCCCCTCGGTCCGGTGTCCTCCCCTAGGGTCGGATGGCATGACGCGAGTGCACGCCTTCGGTGACGACGCCCTGGCCGACGACGACGCGGTCGGCCTGGTCCGGCGGCTCCGGGCCGGGGAGGTCTCGGCCGCCGAGCTGACCGACGCCGCGATCGCCCGGGTCGAGGCGGTCGACCCGGTGCTGGGCGCGATGGCGTGCCCCGCCTTCGACGGCGCCCGCAAGGAGGCGGTGGTGCCGCCGGAGGGCTACTTCGGCGGCGTGCCGAGCCTGGTGAAGGACAACTCCGACGTGGCCGGGCTGCCGACCCAGCACGGCACCGACGCCTTCCGCGCCGCCCCCGCCGCGGCGGACGGCGACTTCGCACGGATGTACCGGTCGATCGGTCTCGGCATCCTCGGGAAGTCGCAGCTCTCCGAATTCGGCTTCA from Nocardioides sambongensis includes:
- a CDS encoding LrgB family protein, with amino-acid sequence MSPVAHTADAVLEVARSPLGLIAITLGGYQLGRWLQARTGGHALAQPVVVAIAVVGTAITLLDVDYPAYLDAAALISFWLGPATVALAIPLHRQADQLKGFVVPLLVAVLVGAVVSITSAVLIARALGADEVLQRTLAPKAATTPVAIALADNLGGIPPLAAAFAILIGIVAALTAPAVLTLLRVRDRRARGLAVGAVSHGIGASRMLREDETEGAFAGLGMGLSALATSLVLPLVALLLW